The nucleotide window AACCTCGAGGATGCAGATTTAGTCTTGGTAAACACGTGCTCAATTAGAGACAAAGCCGAGCAAACTGTTAGAAAACGCCTTAAATATTACGACAGAATTAAGGGCAAAAACCCAAAGATGAAAGTTGGCGTTTTGGGTTGTATGGCTGAGCGTCTAAAAACAAAATTCTTAGAAGAAGAAAAAATTGTTGATTTGGTGGTTGGGCCTGATGCTTACAAGGATATACCTAATTTACTTAGCGAAGTAGAAGAAGGTAGAGAAGCCATTAATGTTATTTTATCTAAGGAGGAAACTTATGGAGATATTTCGCCTGTGCGTCTTAACAGTAATGGTGTTAGTGCGTTTGTGTCAATTACACGTGGTTGCGATAACATGTGTACATTTTGCGTAGTCCCTTTTACCAGAGGAAGAGAGCGTAGTAGAGACCCTCAAAGCATCATTGAAGAAGTAAACGATTTATGGAATAAAGGCTATAAAGAAGTTACGCTTTTAGGACAAAACGTTGATAGCTATTTATGGTACGGAGGTGGACTTAAAAAGGATTTTGAGAAAGCTTCAGAATTACAAAAAGCTACAGCTGTAAATTTTGCCAATCTTCTTGAACTTTGTGCCAAAGCACAGCCAAAGATGCGTTTTAGATTCTCTACATCTAATCCTCAGGATATGACATTAGATGTTATTGAAACTATGGCCAAGTATGAAAACATTTGTAATTACATACACTTACCTGTACAGAGCGGAAGCAACCGTATTCTTAAAGAAATGAATCGTTTGCACACGCGCGAAGAATATTTTGAACTCATCGATAATATTCGACGCATCATACCAGATGTAGCCATTAGTCAAGATATGATTGCTGGTTTCCCAACCGAAACAGAAGAAGATCATCAAGATACTTTAACCTTAATGGACTATGTAAAATACGATTACGGTTTTATGTTTGCGTACTCTGAGCGTCCTGGCACACTTGCGGGCAGAAAAATGGAAGATGACGTACCTGCTGATGTTAAACAAAGACGCCTTAACGAAATACAAGCCTTACAACGTAGACATAGCTTATACAGAACCCAGCAGCATGTTGGTAAAGTAGAAGAAATTCTTATTGAAAAGTCTTCTAAAAAATCAGACCAACACTGGTCTGGTAGAAACAGTCAGAATATGGTTGCAGTGTTTCCAAAAGAACATTATAAACCTGGTGATTTCGTAATGGTGAAAATTTTAGACTGTACAAGCGCTACACTTATTGGTGAAGCTGTAGGCTATTCAAAAAACAACTCTTAATCAATCTAAAAATGAAGAAAATCTTATTACTATTTTGTGCATTTACCTTAGTAACAGCCTGTGAAAACGAGCCATTAGATCCTGCCTTCAGTGGAGGTGAAAATAATGGTGGCGGAAATGGCAGCTCTAATGATCTAACATTAAGTAAATACGAATTAGATATTACACTTAATACGTCTTTATTTGGATTCCCTTTTGAAACCATAGTAAAAACAGATTACTTCTTAGAAGAAAACTCTTTAGGTTATGGTGAAATCGAAACAACAGCTACAGTTTTAGGTGAAACACAAACTGTTACAGAAACACAAACTGTTGAAACAAATTCTGACGGACAAGTAATAAGTTTTTTGTCTATAAATAGTTTAGGACAGACTACTAATACTACTTCAATAACATATGATGGCAACAATATTTCAAATATTACTTACAATTATTTTGAAGATGATGAAGAGGACTACGAATACAACTTTTCTTATAATGGTAACACCATAACAAGAACAGAAGTTGGTACTACAATAAGCACTGTTTTTACATTGGATGAGAACAATAGATTTTTCAAAAAAGAGTCTTTTGACGATGACAACCTTATATTATCAGAAACCGTAACGTTTAATGAAGATGGTAATTGCGCAACTAGTATTACCACAGGCGATAACAATCTAAACATCACATATAGTTACGACAATTTTGAAAATCCGATACCAAACCAGATATATAACCTAGGGAATATGCTTTCTATTTTAAATGACGATTATGAGGATACTTTAGGAGATGCTCTATCTCATGATTTCGCTTCTAAAAATTGTATAGCAACAAGCATTAACGGAGAACTTTACAATTTCGATGTAACTTATGACAACTCTAATAGAATAAGTACAAGAGCCTATGAAATTTCAATAGAAGAAGATGGGGTTTCACTCACGACTGGGTTCAATGAAATTTTTACATACGCTAATTAAAATATCATGTTATAATAATTGACAATGAAGTCCTTTTGTGCTCTGTTTTTTTTAGTAATTTTTCAAAATATTTCATCTCAAAATTTTGATAAGCTTACCAATCTCAAAATTTATGAATCATTAAGTTATGATGAATTCATCATTGATGGAGGAAAAGTTACTTCTAGTTCAAATCTCTCTCATTTTAAAGATAGTTTAAACCCTGAATTAACTAATCAAACGAATTATAAATACAATAATCACGGAAAAATTTCCCATCTAGAATTTAAAGAGTTTAATATTTATCAAAACACAAAATATGATGCTTCTTTCCATTATAAAAAAGACAAGATAAATCTAATAAAACTCTATTATTCTCATCGAGAGAACGAGGAAAGTTATTACAGAATGGATATAGACTATAATAAAAATAGCATTATTGTTAATATATCTGAATACCCAGATACTACATCAAGAAGAAAAATAAAATTTCAAATTGAGCTAGACCATAAGAAGCAAATTAAACAGATTAAAAAAACTTATAGTTCAAAACATAGTAATTACGACACTGAAAATGTCTGGATACAAATTTGGAATTTTGAATATAATCTTGGTAATATAAAAACACAAGAAAGGATAAATTATAGATTTTCAGAAGGGAGTAATAATGTTACTTTTTCTTATGATCAATCAAATTATGAGTATGATAAAAATAAAAATGTATTAAATCATTTATTCAACAATAACAAAA belongs to Winogradskyella sp. J14-2 and includes:
- the miaB gene encoding tRNA (N6-isopentenyl adenosine(37)-C2)-methylthiotransferase MiaB, which codes for MEKIIDENKQGDALILEHKDGNTKKLFIESYGCQMNFSDSEIVASILSEQGYNTTQNLEDADLVLVNTCSIRDKAEQTVRKRLKYYDRIKGKNPKMKVGVLGCMAERLKTKFLEEEKIVDLVVGPDAYKDIPNLLSEVEEGREAINVILSKEETYGDISPVRLNSNGVSAFVSITRGCDNMCTFCVVPFTRGRERSRDPQSIIEEVNDLWNKGYKEVTLLGQNVDSYLWYGGGLKKDFEKASELQKATAVNFANLLELCAKAQPKMRFRFSTSNPQDMTLDVIETMAKYENICNYIHLPVQSGSNRILKEMNRLHTREEYFELIDNIRRIIPDVAISQDMIAGFPTETEEDHQDTLTLMDYVKYDYGFMFAYSERPGTLAGRKMEDDVPADVKQRRLNEIQALQRRHSLYRTQQHVGKVEEILIEKSSKKSDQHWSGRNSQNMVAVFPKEHYKPGDFVMVKILDCTSATLIGEAVGYSKNNS